The Bacteroidales bacterium genome has a segment encoding these proteins:
- a CDS encoding ATP-binding cassette domain-containing protein: MDIVVENLTKVFGTQRAVDDISFRVNTGEVLGFLGPNGAGKTTTMKAITTYLYPTSGDVRVGEYSIHEHPEEIKKRIGYLPESNPLYQEMPILDYLRFVARLQGIEKSRIKEKILEMVHVCGLEGEKHKKIGELSKGYRQRVGLAQALIHDPEVLILDEPTSGLDPNQIVEIRELIKKIGREKTVILSSHILAEVEATCDRIMIINKGKIVADGSAETLRKQAQGKELMRVQIDTELTDANATEIFDKLRMLESVEMVDIISSAEKRFEVQSRSDMSSVRGIFKMCVANDWILTRLSPIETKLEDVFRELTLS; encoded by the coding sequence ATGGATATAGTAGTTGAAAACTTAACCAAAGTATTCGGGACACAAAGGGCTGTCGATGACATCTCTTTTCGTGTAAACACGGGTGAAGTGTTGGGGTTTCTGGGACCCAATGGTGCCGGAAAAACCACCACCATGAAAGCTATCACCACCTATCTCTACCCAACTTCGGGCGACGTTCGTGTGGGTGAATACTCCATTCATGAGCACCCCGAAGAGATCAAAAAACGCATCGGTTACCTGCCCGAAAGTAACCCTTTGTATCAGGAGATGCCCATACTGGATTATCTCCGGTTTGTAGCCCGGCTACAAGGCATCGAAAAGTCACGCATCAAAGAGAAGATTCTTGAGATGGTGCATGTTTGTGGTCTGGAAGGAGAGAAGCACAAAAAAATTGGTGAACTTTCCAAGGGTTACAGGCAGCGTGTAGGACTGGCGCAAGCGCTCATCCACGACCCCGAAGTGCTCATCCTCGACGAGCCTACCTCCGGCCTCGATCCTAACCAAATTGTCGAAATCCGTGAGTTGATAAAAAAGATCGGCCGCGAAAAAACGGTCATCCTCAGCTCTCACATTTTAGCTGAGGTTGAAGCTACCTGCGACCGCATCATGATTATTAACAAAGGTAAAATTGTTGCCGATGGCAGTGCCGAAACGCTCCGGAAACAGGCGCAGGGCAAAGAGCTGATGCGGGTGCAGATTGATACCGAGCTTACCGACGCTAATGCAACCGAGATTTTCGACAAGCTGCGCATGCTCGAGAGTGTGGAGATGGTGGACATCATTAGCAGCGCCGAAAAACGCTTCGAGGTGCAAAGCAGATCCGACATGTCGTCGGTCAGAGGCATCTTTAAAATGTGCGTTGCCAACGACTGGATTCTTACGCGGCTTTCGCCTATCGAAACAAAACTTGAGGATGTTTTTAGAGAACTCACGTTGAGTTAA
- a CDS encoding acetate--CoA ligase family protein — translation MINSALIHPKSIVVVGGSKDITKPGGKILKNLLDNHYKGKLYVSNPKETSVQGIPSFRDLKEVPQVDLAILAIAAKYALATVEELAHNHGTRAFVIISAGFSEESEEGKLLEQKIVEVINSVGGALIGPNCVGILTPDHASIFTLPIPPLNPKGIDFISGSGATAVFIIESALPKGLTFNSVFSVGNSAQIGVEEVLEYLDNTFDPEKSSRVKLLYLETINNPGKLLRHASSLIRKGCRIAAVKAGSSEAGSRAASSHTGALASNDVAVDALFRKAGIVRCYGREDLTAVAAVFMHPVLRGRNIGIITHAGGPAVMLTDSLSKGGLNVPHLKGKEADELLAKLFAGSSVANPIDFLATGTAEHLGIIIDTVDQKFDEIDGMVVIFGTPGLVRIFDAYRVLDKKMSTSRKPIFAVLPSILTAREEVAEFLSKGRINFPDEAILGNALCRVMNTPPPAPEKPELPAIDHAVIRKVINHSNDGYLNPEAVQQLLDAAGIPRAGEVVAQTAEQALAGAEKLGFPVVMKVIGPVHKSDVGGVALNVKNTDEVKQQFARMMKIKDTTSILLQPMLSGQELFAGVNREAPFGHTIICGLGGIFIEVLKDVAAAIAPIGHDEALQMIHSLRGYKIIQGVRGQQGTDEVAFADVVVRLSALVMAAPEIAELDLNPLLGNPKGVTAVDARIRISK, via the coding sequence ATGATAAATTCAGCACTCATCCATCCCAAAAGCATCGTGGTAGTAGGAGGTTCTAAAGACATCACCAAACCCGGCGGCAAGATCCTCAAAAACCTGCTCGACAACCATTACAAAGGCAAACTCTACGTTTCCAATCCCAAAGAAACTTCTGTGCAGGGCATCCCCTCATTTCGCGATCTGAAAGAGGTGCCGCAGGTGGACCTGGCGATATTGGCCATAGCCGCCAAATATGCGCTCGCCACTGTGGAGGAGCTTGCCCACAACCACGGCACACGCGCCTTCGTAATTATCTCGGCCGGATTCAGCGAAGAGAGCGAGGAAGGCAAACTGCTCGAGCAAAAAATTGTGGAGGTTATCAATTCGGTGGGTGGTGCGCTCATTGGCCCCAACTGCGTAGGGATTCTAACGCCAGACCATGCCAGTATTTTTACTTTGCCCATCCCACCACTCAACCCAAAAGGAATTGATTTTATTTCAGGTTCCGGCGCTACGGCAGTATTTATCATCGAGTCGGCGCTGCCCAAAGGACTTACGTTCAACAGCGTGTTCTCGGTGGGCAACAGCGCACAAATTGGCGTGGAAGAAGTGCTCGAATACCTGGACAATACTTTCGACCCCGAAAAGAGTTCGCGCGTCAAGCTGCTCTATCTCGAAACCATCAACAACCCCGGCAAGCTGCTGCGCCATGCTTCATCGCTAATACGCAAAGGATGTCGCATTGCAGCTGTTAAGGCAGGCTCTTCGGAAGCCGGCAGCCGCGCCGCTTCTTCGCATACGGGAGCGCTGGCCAGCAACGATGTAGCCGTGGATGCACTTTTCAGAAAAGCCGGTATCGTACGCTGCTATGGCCGCGAAGATCTTACTGCCGTTGCTGCTGTTTTTATGCACCCCGTGCTGCGGGGTCGCAATATTGGCATCATCACACATGCTGGTGGCCCGGCGGTGATGCTCACCGACTCTTTGTCAAAAGGAGGCCTCAACGTTCCGCACCTGAAAGGCAAAGAGGCTGACGAGCTGCTGGCAAAACTTTTCGCGGGAAGCTCCGTCGCCAATCCCATCGACTTCCTGGCTACCGGCACCGCCGAGCATCTTGGTATCATCATCGACACTGTAGATCAGAAATTTGATGAGATAGATGGCATGGTGGTTATATTCGGCACACCGGGACTCGTGCGTATTTTTGACGCTTACCGCGTGCTAGACAAAAAGATGAGCACCAGCCGCAAACCCATTTTTGCCGTGCTCCCATCCATACTCACCGCCCGCGAAGAGGTTGCTGAATTTTTATCAAAAGGACGCATCAACTTCCCCGACGAAGCCATTCTGGGTAACGCTTTGTGCCGTGTGATGAATACCCCGCCACCAGCACCCGAAAAACCCGAACTTCCGGCTATCGACCATGCAGTGATCCGCAAGGTTATCAACCACAGCAATGATGGATATCTGAATCCTGAAGCTGTGCAACAATTGCTGGATGCTGCAGGCATACCGCGCGCCGGCGAAGTGGTAGCGCAAACCGCTGAACAAGCGTTAGCAGGAGCTGAAAAACTCGGTTTTCCGGTGGTGATGAAAGTGATAGGACCGGTACACAAATCGGATGTAGGCGGCGTGGCGCTGAATGTGAAAAATACGGACGAAGTGAAACAGCAGTTTGCCCGAATGATGAAGATCAAAGACACAACTTCCATCCTGCTGCAACCCATGCTCAGCGGCCAGGAACTATTTGCCGGTGTCAACCGCGAAGCTCCTTTTGGGCACACCATTATTTGTGGATTGGGCGGCATATTTATAGAAGTGCTCAAAGATGTGGCCGCCGCTATTGCGCCTATTGGGCACGACGAAGCGCTGCAGATGATACACAGCCTGCGGGGATACAAAATAATACAGGGAGTGCGCGGCCAGCAGGGAACCGATGAGGTGGCTTTCGCCGATGTGGTGGTGCGGCTTTCGGCATTGGTGATGGCAGCTCCCGAAATTGCCGAACTCGACCTTAACCCATTGCTGGGAAATCCTAAAGGAGTAACTGCCGTTGATGCTCGCATCCGCATTTCAAAATAA
- the argS gene encoding arginine--tRNA ligase, whose translation MIEQLLLSRATDIIRQLYGADIDPQLIAIQKTRREFEGDYTLVVFPLLKFSKKSPEATAKEIGDAITAQVEEVTAYNIIKGFLNLTVADSIWKDFYKTEKQNELFGQHATKEEAPIVIEFSSPNTNKPLHLGHVRNNLLGHSLANILQAAGKKVVRVNLVNDRGIHICKSMLAWKRWGNGETPESTGMKGDQLVGKYYVLFDRFYKAEIKELVENGMDEELAEKEASLLMEAQEMLRQWEEQNPEIRKMWQEMNGWVYEGFDVTYNRLGISFDKIYYESDTYLLGRELVYKGLEKKVFYKKEDGSVWCDLTSEGLDEKLLLRADGTSVYITQDLGTAQLRQDEYNPQQLIYVVGNEQNYHFDVLIKVLKKMGRDWSDAMLHLSYGMVELPQGRMKSREGTVVDADDLMQEMADTARKTTLELGKADEFDEQGQEALFEILGLGALKYYILKIDPKKTILFNPEESIDFNGNTGPFIQYTYARTRSLLRKAAEKNIAPAADVIPAEFHPKERAVLKIAYDFPAVVAEAAQNLSPAVIANYAYELAREFNNFYQQVPILRDAEEQQIVFRLGLSEFVGTILKSAMQLLGIDVPERM comes from the coding sequence ATGATTGAGCAACTTCTTCTTTCCCGCGCAACCGACATCATCCGGCAGCTTTACGGAGCCGACATCGACCCGCAACTAATCGCCATCCAAAAAACGCGGCGTGAGTTTGAAGGCGACTACACACTGGTGGTTTTCCCACTTTTAAAATTCTCCAAAAAATCGCCCGAAGCTACCGCAAAGGAGATTGGCGATGCCATAACAGCCCAGGTGGAAGAGGTGACGGCTTACAATATCATCAAAGGTTTCCTTAACCTGACTGTTGCCGACAGCATTTGGAAAGATTTTTATAAAACCGAAAAACAAAACGAGTTATTCGGTCAGCATGCTACGAAAGAAGAGGCTCCTATTGTCATCGAATTTTCGTCGCCCAACACCAACAAGCCGCTGCATCTGGGCCATGTGCGCAACAATTTGCTGGGGCATTCCCTGGCCAACATTCTGCAGGCTGCCGGTAAAAAGGTGGTGCGCGTGAACCTCGTCAACGACCGCGGCATACACATTTGCAAGTCGATGCTCGCCTGGAAAAGGTGGGGCAACGGCGAAACTCCCGAATCTACCGGGATGAAAGGCGACCAACTGGTTGGGAAATATTACGTGCTTTTCGACAGGTTTTACAAAGCAGAGATCAAAGAGCTTGTAGAAAACGGGATGGACGAAGAACTTGCCGAAAAGGAGGCTTCACTGCTGATGGAAGCGCAGGAGATGCTGCGGCAGTGGGAGGAACAAAATCCGGAGATCAGGAAGATGTGGCAAGAGATGAACGGCTGGGTGTACGAAGGTTTCGATGTTACTTACAACCGGTTGGGAATTAGTTTTGATAAAATCTATTACGAGTCCGACACCTATTTGCTGGGGCGCGAGCTGGTGTATAAAGGACTCGAAAAGAAAGTTTTTTATAAAAAAGAAGATGGCTCCGTTTGGTGCGATCTTACCAGCGAAGGTCTCGACGAGAAGTTGCTGCTTCGCGCCGATGGCACTTCCGTTTACATTACACAGGATTTGGGTACGGCACAACTCCGCCAGGACGAATATAATCCGCAACAGTTGATTTACGTAGTTGGCAACGAGCAGAACTATCATTTTGATGTTTTGATAAAAGTGCTGAAAAAAATGGGGCGCGACTGGTCGGATGCCATGCTGCATCTTTCTTACGGAATGGTGGAGCTGCCGCAGGGACGCATGAAGTCGCGCGAAGGCACGGTGGTGGATGCCGACGACCTGATGCAGGAAATGGCCGATACCGCCCGCAAAACGACACTCGAATTGGGAAAAGCCGACGAGTTTGATGAACAAGGTCAGGAGGCGCTTTTCGAAATACTCGGGCTGGGGGCATTAAAATATTATATTTTAAAAATAGATCCCAAGAAGACCATCCTCTTCAATCCGGAGGAGTCGATAGATTTCAACGGAAACACCGGGCCGTTTATCCAATACACCTATGCACGTACGCGGTCGCTGTTGCGTAAAGCTGCCGAGAAAAATATCGCACCTGCTGCGGATGTCATTCCCGCAGAGTTTCATCCCAAAGAGCGGGCGGTTCTCAAAATTGCTTACGACTTTCCGGCGGTGGTAGCCGAAGCAGCCCAAAACCTGAGCCCAGCGGTAATCGCCAACTATGCTTACGAGCTGGCCAGAGAGTTCAACAACTTTTACCAGCAGGTGCCCATCCTGCGGGATGCCGAGGAGCAGCAAATCGTTTTCCGTTTGGGACTTTCTGAATTTGTTGGAACCATCCTCAAGAGTGCTATGCAGCTCCTAGGTATCGACGTGCCTGAGCGGATGTAG
- a CDS encoding class I SAM-dependent methyltransferase — translation MTTFDITGHDVLGQALESWFQRPRNMRLRVLSDRFDTSHIDVAHFFRTYDEMPEIEKLALNSCQGSILDIGAAAGCHSLELLDQKKMVQPIDISPGAFRVMQARGLENSRQLDFYEIKNEKYDTLLMLMNGIGISGTLAGLEKTLLQAKNLLRPSGRLICDSSDIIYMLEQEDGSVMIDLAANYYGEVNFQFAYRSRKSEPFPWLYIHYELLHEYATRFGFNCEKLADGDHYDYLAKLTI, via the coding sequence ATGACAACATTTGACATCACCGGTCACGATGTGCTGGGGCAGGCGCTGGAAAGCTGGTTTCAGCGTCCGCGAAACATGCGACTGCGCGTGCTCTCCGACCGCTTCGACACTTCGCATATCGACGTGGCACACTTTTTCAGAACTTACGACGAGATGCCCGAAATTGAAAAGCTTGCGCTAAATTCGTGTCAGGGTTCCATTTTGGATATTGGTGCGGCGGCGGGCTGTCACTCCTTGGAATTGCTCGATCAGAAAAAAATGGTGCAGCCTATCGACATTTCGCCGGGAGCCTTTCGGGTAATGCAGGCACGGGGATTAGAAAATTCACGTCAGTTGGATTTTTATGAAATTAAAAACGAAAAATACGACACGCTGCTAATGTTGATGAATGGCATCGGTATCAGCGGCACTCTGGCCGGACTGGAAAAAACGCTGTTACAGGCCAAAAATTTGCTCAGACCCAGCGGGCGCCTGATCTGCGATTCTTCCGACATCATTTATATGCTGGAGCAGGAAGATGGCAGCGTGATGATTGACCTAGCTGCCAATTACTACGGCGAGGTAAATTTTCAGTTTGCGTACCGTAGCCGCAAGTCGGAGCCTTTCCCATGGCTTTACATACATTACGAACTGCTGCACGAATACGCTACTCGTTTTGGTTTTAATTGTGAAAAATTAGCCGACGGCGATCATTACGATTATCTGGCGAAACTTACCATTTAA
- a CDS encoding histidine kinase: protein MLTIVGLIVSIVLQFVAMIFAITLIRTTKYNSSWILLSIGLMVMAGRRLLDFLPYVNGKLSPRMEIFSSWLGVLVSLLMVVGVFYIRKIFIYLRKAEETRKVAEKRVLNAVILTEENERKRLAKDLHDGLGPLLATAKMSVSALTEQPGAVAENKTIYNNALQAINESIRSLREISNNLSPHLLDNFGLHGAISTFIEKINDTRKIKIEFTSNLGSQRFESNAEVILYRAVCELIMNTLKHAKANKILISLDREDDTLMLLYQDDGIGFEFQEILDGKTEGMGINNIRSRIGSLNGTFEVDSWPGEGIIVTIQVKIAP, encoded by the coding sequence ATGTTAACCATTGTCGGGCTTATCGTTTCAATTGTGTTGCAATTTGTGGCAATGATTTTTGCCATCACGCTCATCCGCACCACCAAGTATAATTCGAGCTGGATTTTGCTGTCGATAGGTTTGATGGTGATGGCCGGGCGCCGGCTGCTGGATTTTTTGCCTTATGTCAATGGTAAACTTTCGCCCCGTATGGAAATTTTTAGCAGTTGGCTGGGTGTGCTGGTGTCGCTGCTAATGGTGGTTGGTGTGTTCTACATCCGCAAGATTTTTATTTATTTGCGCAAAGCAGAAGAAACACGAAAAGTCGCCGAGAAGCGCGTGCTCAATGCAGTAATCCTGACCGAGGAAAACGAGCGAAAGCGACTGGCCAAAGACTTGCACGACGGGCTTGGGCCTTTGCTGGCAACAGCCAAGATGTCGGTGTCGGCGCTTACAGAGCAGCCAGGTGCCGTTGCCGAAAATAAAACCATTTACAACAATGCCCTACAGGCTATCAACGAATCCATCAGGAGCTTACGCGAAATCTCCAACAACCTCAGCCCCCATCTGCTCGACAACTTCGGGCTTCACGGCGCCATCAGCACTTTCATCGAAAAAATTAACGACACCAGAAAGATAAAAATCGAGTTCACCAGCAACCTGGGCAGCCAGCGTTTCGAAAGCAACGCCGAAGTAATTCTTTATCGCGCCGTATGCGAGTTGATCATGAATACACTGAAACACGCCAAAGCAAACAAGATTCTTATCAGCCTCGACCGCGAAGACGATACCCTGATGCTGCTTTATCAGGACGATGGCATTGGGTTTGAGTTTCAAGAAATCCTCGACGGCAAAACCGAAGGCATGGGCATCAATAACATCCGCTCGCGCATCGGCTCGCTCAACGGCACCTTCGAGGTGGATAGCTGGCCCGGCGAAGGAATCATCGTCACCATACAGGTAAAGATTGCGCCATGA